The proteins below come from a single Sorghum bicolor cultivar BTx623 chromosome 4, Sorghum_bicolor_NCBIv3, whole genome shotgun sequence genomic window:
- the LOC8077632 gene encoding LOW QUALITY PROTEIN: uncharacterized protein LOC8077632 (The sequence of the model RefSeq protein was modified relative to this genomic sequence to represent the inferred CDS: inserted 2 bases in 1 codon): protein MPLLLLPPAACTTAATAPASLAFSRPRSSRARWSSLSFAFPRLRKYGRRQREPVAAPSLDDDEDEEETGAGEWESDEGEEEMEVDEEEFLATRPKPAGFGEGKTYSTDIEEQLLREMGFGGGSERRRGEAAPASRRAGDSSTKVMAADASDDGVQVRVWNLPKKKNIHKDLKQAFKGFRGLLSIEPAVSANKKTRDPICKGFAYLKLESAEAATRFVEIYSHQTVSFGKVQKPISCCIVDKGSSVEPSXKHPVVRQPLNQC, encoded by the exons ATGCCACTCCTGCTGCTCCCACCAGCGGCGTGCACCACGGCAGCGACCGCGCCGGCGTCTCTCGCGTTCTCGCGGCCTCGGTCGTCACGGGCGCGTTGGTCCAGCCTCTCTTTCGCGTTCCCCCGCCTGAGGAAATACGGGCGCCGCCAACGCGAGCCCGTGGCCGCCCCCAGCctcgatgacgacgaggacgaggaggagacgGGGGCAGGGGAGTGGGAGTCCGACGAAGGTGAGGAAGAGATGGAGGTAGACGAGGAGGAGTTTCTGGCGACGCGGCCCAAGCCGGCGGGATTTGGTGAGGGGAAAACGTATTCCACTGACATTGAGGAGCAGCTTCTCCGGGAGATGGGCTTCGGCGGTGGCAGCGAGCGGCGTCGAGGAGAGGCGGCCCCGGCCAGTCGCCGCGCCGGGGATAGTTCCACCAAAGTAATGGCCGCAG ATGCCAGTGACGATGGTGTTCAAGTTCGTGTCTGGAACCttccaaaaaagaaaaacatacaCAAGGATCTGAAGCAAGCTTTTAAAGGGTTCCGTGGCCTTTTATCTATAGAACCAGCAGTTTCCGCAAATAAGAAAACTCGTGATCCTATCTGTAAGGGTTTCGCATATCTCAAACTAGAGTCTGCGGAAGCTGCAACAAG GTTCGTTGAGATATACTCTCATCAAACTGTGTCATTTGGGAAGGTTCAGAAGCCAATCAGTTGCTGTATCGTCGATAAAGGCAGCTCTGTTGAGCCTTC AAAGCATCCAGTAGTCAGGCAACCCCTCAACCAATGTTGA
- the LOC110434295 gene encoding putative F-box/LRR-repeat protein At3g42770: protein MPEIEGFTCWRSDGVQGGRRKPEPILPEDILYQIHALMPMKDAACASTVSRGFLRSWHCYPNLVFNSKTFGINEDTPNNINEITSDFIGRVDHIMTNHSGTGVKKFKLQTYPCDNLHLSYVDRWLQVATAPGIEEFELQMPWCNKIEYNFPCSLLSTERGSSLQSFVLDHCAFHPAAEVGCLSSLTSVHLSSVHITAEELCSFLSKSLALKQLDIYRCNDIVCLKIPYELSHLNFLAVQDCVMLEMIESDAPKLSQFKYIGHPIDMSLAKSIAIEPYTNDEYY, encoded by the exons ATGCCTGAAATAGAAGGCTTCACTTGCTGGAGAAGTGATGGTGTGCAAGGTGGCAGGAGAAAACCAGAGCCGATACTCCCAGAG gataTACTTTATCAAATACATGCTCTCATGCCAATGAAAGATGCTGCCTGTGCTTCTACTGTGTCTAGGGGATTTCTCCGTTCTTGGCATTGCTATCCTAATCTCGTATTCAATAGCAAAACGTTTGGCATAAATGAAGACACACCTAATAACATAAATGAAATAACAAGTGATTTTATTGGTAGAGTTGACCACATTATGACGAATCATTCTGGCACCGGCGTGAAGAAATTTAAACTTCAAACCTACCCTTGTGACAATCTGCACCTGAGTTATGTTGATCGCTGGCTTCAAGTTGCTACTGCACCTGGGATTGAGGAATTTGAGTTACAAATGCCTTGGTGCAACAAGATTGAGTACAACTTTCCGTGTTCATTGTTATCTACGGAGAGGGGAAGCTCATTGCAGTCCTTTGTCCTCGATCATTGTGCTTTCCACCCTGCAGCTGAAGTTGGCTGCTTAAGTAGCCTGACAAGTGTGCATCTGAGTTCAGTGCACATTACAGCAGAGGAGCTGTGTAGCTTTCTGTCCAAATCTTTGGCATTGAAGCAATTGGACATCTACAGATGCAATGATATAGTTTGTTTGAAGATACCTTATGAGCTTTCACATCTTAATTTCCTAGCGGTGCAAGATTGTGTGATGCTTGAGATGATTGAAAGTGATGCTCCAAAGCTATCTCAGTTCAAGTATATAGGCCACCCAATAGACATGTCACTTGCAAAATCCATTGCAATTGAGCCATATACAAATGATGAGTACTACTAA